From Pseudomonas hefeiensis, one genomic window encodes:
- a CDS encoding LysR family transcriptional regulator, which translates to MHGLNELGFKALRLFVAVLDHGSFSEVARREGLAPSSISRQIQLMEQALNQQLLYRHTRAVSPTEAGRLLGHHARLLLVQLEEAEQALQEQHSEPAGLVRINAPVVFGQRHLTPWLGSLCERYPKLQLDIQQTDSYVDPLQEGADLLFRIGPLHDSGMQARILAPHRFQIAASPAYLARRGTPLKPQDLANHQCLAYKGVAGQQRWFFRRPGQAWTPYSVKGPITGNHADTLTQAAEQGLGLVMFPSWLIGEAVRNGSLVPVLRDYEASNSLEPQQIAILWPGSRRLSVKVRTVIDFFLQCFGEVPYWDR; encoded by the coding sequence ATGCACGGTCTCAACGAACTCGGCTTCAAGGCCCTGCGATTGTTTGTCGCCGTGCTCGACCACGGCAGCTTCTCGGAGGTGGCCCGCCGCGAAGGCCTGGCGCCGTCGTCGATTTCCCGGCAGATCCAGTTGATGGAACAGGCCCTCAACCAGCAGTTGCTGTATCGACACACCCGCGCCGTTTCGCCCACCGAGGCTGGCCGCCTGCTGGGTCATCATGCACGCCTGTTACTGGTGCAACTGGAAGAAGCCGAACAGGCGCTGCAGGAACAACACAGTGAGCCGGCCGGACTGGTGCGGATCAATGCCCCGGTTGTGTTCGGCCAGCGCCATCTGACGCCGTGGCTGGGGTCATTGTGTGAGCGCTACCCGAAGCTGCAACTGGACATCCAGCAAACCGACAGCTATGTCGACCCATTGCAGGAAGGCGCGGACCTGCTGTTTCGCATCGGTCCGCTGCACGATTCAGGCATGCAGGCGCGAATCCTCGCCCCCCACCGCTTTCAGATCGCCGCCAGCCCCGCTTACCTGGCACGCCGCGGCACGCCGCTCAAACCCCAGGATCTGGCGAACCATCAGTGCCTGGCCTACAAGGGCGTGGCCGGCCAGCAGCGCTGGTTTTTCCGCCGTCCAGGTCAGGCCTGGACGCCCTACAGCGTTAAAGGCCCGATCACCGGCAACCACGCCGACACCCTGACCCAGGCGGCCGAACAAGGACTGGGGCTGGTGATGTTTCCGTCGTGGCTGATCGGCGAAGCCGTGCGCAACGGCAGCCTGGTGCCGGTATTGCGCGACTACGAAGCCTCCAACAGCCTTGAACCCCAGCAGATCGCCATCCTCTGGCCGGGCAGCCGACGTCTGTCGGTAAAAGTGCGTACCGTGATCGACTTTTTTCTGCAGTGCTTTGGCGAAGTGCCTTACTGGGATCGCTGA